In one Gouania willdenowi unplaced genomic scaffold, fGouWil2.1 scaffold_275_arrow_ctg1, whole genome shotgun sequence genomic region, the following are encoded:
- the LOC114459224 gene encoding uncharacterized protein LOC114459224, which yields MLGLDKSFVCGQVNEFVALNKETACHIFTDGSKDPRSGKAGLGVYIMNYEIGKSMRVSDYVSVFTTELLAIRWALDWIERNKPEMSYIYSDSMAALQAISDHPSGARIDTVVEILCCLHRIELMGSSIVFSWIPSHAGIVGNEAADRLAKKALLETEIEYVVRLGKAECVSVFKATVYQQWQREWENESRGRHYFKCQPCVQGTRLLWATCRSNQVKITRLRLGHCGLAAFLNRIGKHPDGLCQCGQLETISHVLLACGCYSVERGTLFKELSALGLTVFSIKSIFASRTESILIDKAVVRYLQSSNLYLRI from the coding sequence ATGCTGGGGCTGGATAAGAGTTTTGTTTGTGGCCAAGTAAATGAATTTGTGGCTCTAAATAAAGAAACGGCCTGTCACATTTTTACAGATGGGTCTAAGGATCCGAGATCAGGAAAAGCCGGTCTTGGAGTCTACATTATGAATTATGAAATTGGGAAAAGTATGCGTGTATCTGATTATGTATCTGTGTTCACGACTGAGTTGTTAGCCATTAGGTGGGCTTTAGATTGGATTGAACGAAATAAACCTGAGATGTCGTATATATATTCGGATTCCATGGCTGCCTTGCAGGCAATTTCTGACCATCCCTCCGGGGCTAGGATAGATACTGTGGTAGAGATTTTGTGTTGCCTTCACCGGATAGAGTTGATGGGGTCTAGTATTGTTTTTTCCTGGATCCCATCTCATGCAGGTATTGTGGGGAATGAAGCTGCTGATAGGCTAGCAAAGAAGGCTCTTCTCGAGACGGAAATTGAATATGTGGTCCGATTGGGGAAGGCTGAGTGTGTCAGTGTTTTCAAAGCTACTGTGTATCAGCAATGGCAAAGGGAGTGGGAGAATGAGTCTAGAGGGAGGCATTATTTTAAGTGTCAACCTTGTGTGCAGGGCACTAGACTCCTGTGGGCAACTTGCCGATCAAATCAAGTTAAGATAACCAGATTAAGACTGGGGCATTGTGGACTAGCTGCATTTTTAAATCGAATAGGCAAACATCCGGATGGATTATGTCAGTGTGGTCAACTTGAGACTATTTCCCACGTTCTATTGGCCTGTGGATGTTATTCTGTTGAAAGGGGAACGTTATTTAAAGAACTTTCAGCTCTTGGGCTGACAGTGTTttcaataaagtcaatatttgcaTCAAGAACAGAGTCGATTTTAATAGATAAGGCAGTCGTGAGATATCTTCAATCTTCCAACCTCTATTTGAGAATCTAA